The Natronosporangium hydrolyticum nucleotide sequence TGAGACAACTCCAGCGGAAAGTGGTCGAGGCCGGACTAGTCACCGCCGCACACCCGGAACCGGTCTATGCCGTCTGTTCCCGCACCGGGGTGGCCGGCGAGCTGCCACCCCGGACGGTCGTCGCGACCGCCGCCGACATCTTCTGACAATGAGGCCGCCCGAAGATCAAATGCCCTGGGGCGGTACGACACGCAGCGTGTCGTACCGCCCCAGGGCATTTGATCTTCGCTTTTCGGGTGGCCGCTAAGCGGTGCGTACCAGTTGGTTGGGCGGCGGCAGCTGGGCCTGGGAGGCGGCGGCGGTGGAGGCCCGGACCACCAGCTCCGGCGCGAAGACGTACTCCGAGTGCGGAGCGCCGTGCCCGCCGATCTGGTCGAGCAGCGCGCCGACCGCCGCCGAGGCCATCTGCCCGACCGGTTGCCGCACAGTGGTCAGCGGCGGGTCGGTGAAGGCGATCAGCGGGGAGTCGTCGTAGCCCACCACCGACAGGTCACCGGGGACGGTCATGCCCCGCTGCCGGGCGGCCCGGATGGCGCCGAGCGCCATCAGGTCGCTGCCGCAGACCAGCCCGGTGACGCCGCGGTCGAGCAGCCGGGTCGCCGCCGCCACGCCACCCTCCACGCTGAACCACAACGAGAGCGCGACTAGTTCGTCCAGCTCGGACTCGGGCGTGTCGAGCAGGCTGGTCATCGCGCCGCGCCAGCCGGCCAGCCTGCGCTGCACCGGCAGGAACCGGCGCGGGCCGGTGACCAGGCCGATCCGGCGGTGGCCGAGCGAGGCGAGGTGGCTGACGGCGAGTTCCGCCGCCACCCCCTCGTCCGGCGAGATAAACGGTGCCTCGATCTCCGGCATGTAGCCGTTGACCAGCACGATCGGCAGCCGCTGCGCGACCAGCCGCCGGTAGCGGCCGGGGTCGGAGGTGGTGTCGGCGTGCAGACCGGAGACGAAGATGATCCCGGCGACCGAGCGTTCCAGCAGCATCTCGACGTACTCGTCCTCGGTGACCCCGCCCGGGGTCTGGGTGCACAGCACCGGGGTGTAGCCGTGCTGGGCCAGCGCCGACTCCGCCACCTGCGCGAACATGGGGAATATCGGATTTTCCAGCTCCGGCACCACTAGCCCGACCAGCCCCGCGCTGTGTTTACGCAGCCGGGCCGGTCGCTCATAACCTAGGACATCGAGCGCGGTGAGCACGGCCTGTCGGGTCTCGGCGGCCACGCCGGGCTTGTCGTTGAGTACCCGCGACACCGTCGCCTCGCTGACACCGGCCTGGGCGGCGAGGTCCGCCAGTCGTGTACGCATGGTCAGACGATAGCGCACATCGCAACATCGTTACGAAAGCGGTGGCAAGCTCTTCCAAAACTTGAAACTCCTTGCTAACGTGCCGGCAACGACGTACCCGTCGCGGCGGACCGGCCCCCAGGGCCGCCGTTCCCGCCGCGAACCGTCGACCGGACAGGAGATGTGATGTGATGCGTACGCGACACGCGGCCGTGGCCACCGGAGTGGCGTTGGTCCTCGCCGTGACCGCCTGCAGCAGCGACCCCGCCGACCCGACCACCGACGCCGACACCACCGGCGGCGAGCTGGTGATCTGGGTCGACCCGAACCGGGCCGGGGTGTTGGCGCAGTTCCAGGACCAGATCGAAGCCGACCTCGGCGTCTCGCTCGTGATCGAGGAACACCCCCCGGACGACCTGCAGTCCACCTTCGTCACCGCCTCCCAGCAAGGAGCCGGTCCGGACGTGACCGTCGGCGCCCACGACTGGATCGGCAACCTGGTCCGCAACGGCACCGTCGACCCGGTGCAGCTGTCCGACCCGGCGCTCGCCGAGTTCCCCGAGGTGGCGATCGAGGCGGTCACCTTCGAAGGGCAGACCTACGGGGTGCCGTACGCGCTGGAGAACCTCGCGCTGATCCGCAACACCGAGCTGGCGCCCGACGCCCCGGCCACCATCGAAGAGCTGGTCGAGACCGGGCAGCAGCTGCAGGACAGCGGTGACGCCAGCGAGATCATGTGCCTGCAGGTGGGAGACCAGGGCGACACCTACCACATCTACCCGCTCTTCACCTCCGGTGGCGGCTATCTCTTCGGTACCACCGCCGACGGCACCTGGGACCCGAGCGACCTCGGCGTCGACAGCGACGCCTCGAAGGCCGCCTTCGAGCAGATCCGGGAGCTCGGCGAGGCCGGTGTGGGTGCGCTGAAGCGCTCGATCTCCGGCGACAACGCCATCCCCACCTTCACCGACGGCGACTGCGCGTTCCTGGTCTCCGGCCCGTGGGCGGTCAACGACGTCAAGGAAGCCGGCATCGAGTACGACATCACCCCGGTGCCGCCGTTCGAAGCTGGTGACACCGCCGAGCCGTTCGTCGGGGCGCAGACCTTCTTCGTGGCCTCCCGGGGCGAGAACAAGGCGGTGGCGCAGGAGTTCGTCGCCAACTACCTGACCTCGACCGAGCTGGCGGTGGCGCTCTACGAGGCGGAGCCGCGGCCACCGGCGCTCACCTCGGCGCTGGAGCAGGTGCAGTCGGCGGACCCGGATCTGGCGAAGTTCATCGAGGCGGCCGAGTACGGCTCGCCGATGCCGTCGATCCCGGAGATGGCCGCGATCTGGGGGCCGTTCGGCACCGCGCAGGCGGCGATCATCGGCGGGGCGGACGTCGACGAGGCGCTCGACGCGGCGGCGCAGGCCATCGCCGAGCAGATCGACTGAGCCGGCCGGATCGTCGATGAGCATGGCACGCGAATCCCTGGCGGGGCCGGTCACGCCGGCTCCGCCAGGGGGCGGGCGGCGCCGCCGCCGCGGTGGTGGTGACCTCAGCCGGGTCGAGGCGCCGGTCACCGCCACCGGGTTGGCGGCGAAGGCGCTGCTGCTCGGAGTGGTGGCGGCGCTCGCGATCTGGGCCGCCTTCCCGCTGATCGAGGCGCGATCCTGGATCGGCCTGTCGATTCTGGCGGTGACCACCGTCGGCATCTTCTACCTCTATCTGAGCCGCCGGCACATCCCTGCCAAATACCTCCTGCCCGGGACCCTGTTTCTGATCGCCTTCCAGCTATTTCCCGTCCTCTATACCGCCAGCACCGCGTTCACCAACTTCGGCGACGGGCATCGCGGCAGCCAGGACGAGGCGATCGTGTCGATCCAGACCGCCTCGGTGCGGCAGGTGCCGGGCTCCGCCGAGTACGCCCTGAGCATCGCCACCACCGGCGATCCGGCCAGCGGGCAGCTGAGCTTCCTGGTCCGCGATCCCGCCACCGGCGAGGTCTTCGCCGGTGACCAGGACGGGCTGAGCCCGCTGCCCGCCGACCAGGTGAGCGTCGGGCTGGACGGCCGGATCACCGAGGCGCCCGGCTACACAGTGCTCAACGCCGGCCAGGCCAGCGCCCGCAGCCACGAGATCACCAACCTGGCGGTCCCGACCGACCAGGGGGCGATCCTCGCCTCCGGGCTGTCCCGGGCGTACGAAGGACGGGCGCAACGGGCGTACGAGGCGGCGTGCGACTGTGTGGTCGACACCGACACCGGCCAGCGCTGGTACGCCGATCAGGAGCGCGGCTCGTTCGTGAGCGAGGACGGGGACCGGCTGGTACCCGGCTGGCGGGTCAACGTCGGCTTCGACAACTTCACCCGGGTGCTCACCGACCCGCGGGTCTCCGGGCCGTTCCTGGAGACGCTGGTGTGGAACTTCGCGTTCGCGTTCGGGTCGGTGGCGTTCAGCTTCGCGCTCGGCGTCTTCTTCGCGCTGGCGTTACAGCACGAGCGGCTGCGCGGTCGGGCGCTCTACCGGGTGCTGCTGGTGCTGCCATACGCGATGCCGGCCTTCGCCATGTTGCTGGTGTGGCGGGACATGTTCAACACCGATTTCGGGCTGATCAACCGGCTCTTCGGGTGGAGCGTGGACTGGATGGGTGGCGAGTGGACCGCACGCGGCTCGCTGCTGCTGGTCAACACCTGGCTCGGCTACCCGTACATGTTCCTGATCACCACCGGGGCGCTGCAGTCGATCCCGAAGGAGCTGACCGAGGCGGCCCGGATCGACGGCGCCGGGCCGTGGCACGCGTTCCGGCGGGTGACCCTGCCGCTGCTGATGGTGGCGCTGACCCCGCTGCTCATCGCCTCGTTCGCGTTCAACTTCAACAACTTCAATGCGGTCTATCTGGTCTCCGGGGGCGGCCCGTTCCCGCCGGACAGTCCGCTGGCCGGCGCGACCGACCTACTCATCACATACACCTATCGGCTCGCCTTCGGGGGCGCCGGCGCCCAGTACGGCTTCGCCGCGGCGATCTCGGTCTACATCTTCCTGATCGTGGCGGTGGTCTCGGCGATCGCGTTCCGGCGGACCCGGGCGCAGGAGGAGGTGTGGCGATGAGCTGGTTCCGTGACATCGGGTGGCGACACCTGGTCGGGGTGGTGGCGGTCGGGTTCGCGCTGTTCCCGATCCTGTTCGTGGTGTCGGCCGCGCTGAACCCGTTGGGGACCCTCTCCTCCAGCGACCTGATCCCGACCGGCGCCTCTACCGGCAACTTCGTCGACCTGTTGACCACCACGTCGTTCCTGCGCTGGTTCTGGAACTCGCTGCTGATCGCCGGATTCGCGTCGTTCGCCGGAGTCTTTATCTCGGTGCTGGCGGCGTACGCGTTCAGCCGGATGCGGTTCCGGGGGCGGCGGGTGGGGCTGCTGTCGCTGCTGCTGATCCAGATGTTCCCGCAGTTCCTGGCGATCGTGACCATCTTCCTGATGTTCACCACCATCACCGAGTACTGGCCGGCGATCGGGTTCAACACCCCGGCCGGGCTGATGCTGCTCTACCTCGGTGGGGCGCTGGGGGTGAACACCTGGCTGACCAAAGGCTTCCTGGACACCCTGCCCCGGGAGTTGGACGAGTCGGCCACTGTGGATGGCGCCAGCCACGTGCAGATCTTCTTCCGGATCATGCTGCCGCTGATCACCCCGATCCTGGCGGTGACCGCGCTGCTGGTCTTCATCGCCACCATCAACGAGTTCCTGATCGCCAACGTCTTCCTGACTCGGGACGGTTCGAAGACCCTGGCGGTAGGGATGTACGGCATGATCTCCGGCCAGCGCAACGCCAACTTCGGCATGTTCGCGGCCGGCACCTTGCTCACCGCGATCCCCACCGTGCTGGTCTTCCAGATCCTGCAGCGCTACATCGTGCACGGGCTCACCGCCGGTGCCGTGAAAGGTTGAGTGTGCTCCCCCACCACGACGGCTCGGCAACCCATGTCAGCAATCCCGCGCCAGCGCTCGGCGAGACGGTCACCGTCTTCGCCCGGGTGCCCGAGACGGCAGGCGTGTCCCAGGTGCATCTGCGCACCACCCCGGACGGGGAACCACACTTCGTTGCGGCGGTGCCGGATCGCCGCCGCGGTGGTGAGGTGTGGTGGCGGGCGGAGGTGCCGGTGCACAACCCGGTTACCTCCTATCGGTTCTGGCTCACCGGGCCGGGCGGCGACCGGTGGCTCAACCAGTACGGCGTGGTGGGTCACGACGTGCCGGACGCCACCGACTTCCGGTTGGTCGCCGACGCGCCGCCACCGCAGTGGCACCGAGATGCGGTGGTCTACCAGATCTTCCCGGACCGGTTCGCCCGGTCGGCGGCGGCCGACCAGCATCCGCCGCCGGAGTGGGCGGTCCCGTGCGACTGGGACACTCCGGTCGTCGGGCTAGGCCCGGAGACTCCGTACCAGTTCTACGGCGGCGACCTCGGCGGCGTGGAGCAGCGGCTAGACCACCTGGCCCAGCTGGGGATCAACACCGTCTACCTCACCCCGGTCTTTCCGGCACGATCCAACCACCGGTACGACGCGGCCGGGTTCGACCAGATCGACCCGTTGCTCGGTGGGGACGCGGCGCTGGCGAGCCTCGCCGCGGCCGTTCACGCCCGGGGGTGGCGGATCCTGGGCGATCTCACCACCAACCACTGCGGCGATGCCCATCCCTGGTTCGCGGCGGCGGTCTCCGAGGTCGCCGCCGCCGAGCGGGAGCTGTTCTACCTCGACCCGGCGGGCGACTACGAGTCGTGGCGAGGGGTGAAGAGCCTGCCCAAGTTCAACTGGGGCAGCGCGGAGCTGCGGCGCCGGTTCTTCGATGGCCCCGACGCCGTGCTGGCGCGGTGGCTGCGGCCCCCGTACAGGCTGGACGGGTGGCGGATCGACGTGGCGAACATGACTGGCCGGCTCCGCGCCGACGACTACGCCAGCGAGGTGGCGGCGGCTGCCCGGGCCGCGGTGGCGGCGGCCCGGCCGGACGCGCTGCTCGTCGCCGAGCACGCCCACGACGCCACCGGGGACCTGGACCGTGGGGGTTGGCACGGCACCATGAACTACGCCGGTTTCCTGCGGCCGGTGTGGAGCTGGCTGCGCGGGCCAACCCTCGATCTGGCCGACTTCCTCGGCGTACCGGGGGAGGTGCCGCGCCGGGACGGCGGAGCGACCCTGACCACGATGCGGACCTTCGCGGCGGCGATGTCGTGGCGGTCGCTGGCCGCGTCGTGGAACCTACTCGGCTCGCACGACACTGCCCGGATCCGCACCGTGGTCGGTGACCCCGCCCGGCAGGAGGTGGCGGCCGGCCTGCTCTTCACCCTCCCCGGCACCCCGATGGTCTTTGCCGGCGACGAGTGGGGGCTGACCGGGGTCAACGGGGAGGACTCCCGGACTCCGATGCCGTGGCACCGGCCGGAGCGGCAGGACCGGCGTACCTTCGACACGTACCGGGCGCTGATCGCCCTGCGCCACGCCGAGCCGGCGCTGCGCCACGGCGGTCTGCGGTGGCTGCATGCCGACCCCGACGCGCTGGTCTTCGTCCGGGAGACCCCGGCCGAGGCGGTGCTGGTGCTGGCGCGCCGGGCGGCCGGCACCCCGGTACGCCTGGCCGGGTTCGACGCCGGCGCGGCGGCCGTGAACCACTACGGCGGTGGCCCGGACCTGCGGGGAGACGCCGAAGGGGTGCTCACCCTGCCGGCCGACGGGCCCACGCTCCAGGTGTGGCGGCTCGGCTGAGCTCACTGCAGCGGCCGGCGTACCCCGGTGACGTGCCCGACCAGCTGGGTCCGGTCCCGCAGTTCGAGCTTACGCAGCGCACTGGAGACATGGTTCTTGACCGTGCCAGCGGTGATAAAGAGCGCGGCGGCGATCTCCTGGTTGCTGGCGCCGGCGACGACCAGGTCGACCACCTCACGCTCCCTCGGTGAGAGCAGGGCGGCGCCGGGAAAGGTGGGCTCCGCCCGGCCTGGCTCCGCGGTCGCGCCCGGGGCCGCTGTCGGGGCAGGCGGGGTGTGCCGCAGCCACGCCACGATCCGGGCGGCGGCGGGGCCGCCCAGCACCATCTCACCCGCGTGAGCCCTGCGGATCGCGGCTACCAGATCGTCGGGGTCGCAGTCCTTCAACAGGTAGCCGCGCGCCCCGGCCCGCATCGCGCCGAGCAGGTATGCGTCCTCGTCGAAGGTGCTCAGTACCAGGCAGGCAACGCTCGGGTGCGCCGCGTTCAGCCGGCCGATCAGCTCGACGCCGTCCATGCCGGGCATCCGGGCATCCACCAGCGCCACCTCCGGGGCGCACTCGGCCACCGCCCGTAGCGCAGCCGGCCCGTCCGCCGCGTCGGCGACCACGTCGATCCCGTCCTCGACCTCCAGGAGCTTGCGCAGACCTTGCCGGATCAGGCTCTGATCGTCCACCAGCAGGACCCGGATCGGGCTCACCCGGTCACCGCCGGAAGCGTCGCTCCCAGGTAGAAGCCCTGGCCAGAATCAGGCTGCGTGGTCAGT carries:
- a CDS encoding LacI family DNA-binding transcriptional regulator, with translation MRTRLADLAAQAGVSEATVSRVLNDKPGVAAETRQAVLTALDVLGYERPARLRKHSAGLVGLVVPELENPIFPMFAQVAESALAQHGYTPVLCTQTPGGVTEDEYVEMLLERSVAGIIFVSGLHADTTSDPGRYRRLVAQRLPIVLVNGYMPEIEAPFISPDEGVAAELAVSHLASLGHRRIGLVTGPRRFLPVQRRLAGWRGAMTSLLDTPESELDELVALSLWFSVEGGVAAATRLLDRGVTGLVCGSDLMALGAIRAARQRGMTVPGDLSVVGYDDSPLIAFTDPPLTTVRQPVGQMASAAVGALLDQIGGHGAPHSEYVFAPELVVRASTAAASQAQLPPPNQLVRTA
- a CDS encoding sugar ABC transporter substrate-binding protein, with product MRTRHAAVATGVALVLAVTACSSDPADPTTDADTTGGELVIWVDPNRAGVLAQFQDQIEADLGVSLVIEEHPPDDLQSTFVTASQQGAGPDVTVGAHDWIGNLVRNGTVDPVQLSDPALAEFPEVAIEAVTFEGQTYGVPYALENLALIRNTELAPDAPATIEELVETGQQLQDSGDASEIMCLQVGDQGDTYHIYPLFTSGGGYLFGTTADGTWDPSDLGVDSDASKAAFEQIRELGEAGVGALKRSISGDNAIPTFTDGDCAFLVSGPWAVNDVKEAGIEYDITPVPPFEAGDTAEPFVGAQTFFVASRGENKAVAQEFVANYLTSTELAVALYEAEPRPPALTSALEQVQSADPDLAKFIEAAEYGSPMPSIPEMAAIWGPFGTAQAAIIGGADVDEALDAAAQAIAEQID
- a CDS encoding ABC transporter permease subunit; its protein translation is MARESLAGPVTPAPPGGGRRRRRGGGDLSRVEAPVTATGLAAKALLLGVVAALAIWAAFPLIEARSWIGLSILAVTTVGIFYLYLSRRHIPAKYLLPGTLFLIAFQLFPVLYTASTAFTNFGDGHRGSQDEAIVSIQTASVRQVPGSAEYALSIATTGDPASGQLSFLVRDPATGEVFAGDQDGLSPLPADQVSVGLDGRITEAPGYTVLNAGQASARSHEITNLAVPTDQGAILASGLSRAYEGRAQRAYEAACDCVVDTDTGQRWYADQERGSFVSEDGDRLVPGWRVNVGFDNFTRVLTDPRVSGPFLETLVWNFAFAFGSVAFSFALGVFFALALQHERLRGRALYRVLLVLPYAMPAFAMLLVWRDMFNTDFGLINRLFGWSVDWMGGEWTARGSLLLVNTWLGYPYMFLITTGALQSIPKELTEAARIDGAGPWHAFRRVTLPLLMVALTPLLIASFAFNFNNFNAVYLVSGGGPFPPDSPLAGATDLLITYTYRLAFGGAGAQYGFAAAISVYIFLIVAVVSAIAFRRTRAQEEVWR
- a CDS encoding sugar ABC transporter permease, with protein sequence MSWFRDIGWRHLVGVVAVGFALFPILFVVSAALNPLGTLSSSDLIPTGASTGNFVDLLTTTSFLRWFWNSLLIAGFASFAGVFISVLAAYAFSRMRFRGRRVGLLSLLLIQMFPQFLAIVTIFLMFTTITEYWPAIGFNTPAGLMLLYLGGALGVNTWLTKGFLDTLPRELDESATVDGASHVQIFFRIMLPLITPILAVTALLVFIATINEFLIANVFLTRDGSKTLAVGMYGMISGQRNANFGMFAAGTLLTAIPTVLVFQILQRYIVHGLTAGAVKG
- a CDS encoding glycoside hydrolase family 13 protein, with the protein product MLPHHDGSATHVSNPAPALGETVTVFARVPETAGVSQVHLRTTPDGEPHFVAAVPDRRRGGEVWWRAEVPVHNPVTSYRFWLTGPGGDRWLNQYGVVGHDVPDATDFRLVADAPPPQWHRDAVVYQIFPDRFARSAAADQHPPPEWAVPCDWDTPVVGLGPETPYQFYGGDLGGVEQRLDHLAQLGINTVYLTPVFPARSNHRYDAAGFDQIDPLLGGDAALASLAAAVHARGWRILGDLTTNHCGDAHPWFAAAVSEVAAAERELFYLDPAGDYESWRGVKSLPKFNWGSAELRRRFFDGPDAVLARWLRPPYRLDGWRIDVANMTGRLRADDYASEVAAAARAAVAAARPDALLVAEHAHDATGDLDRGGWHGTMNYAGFLRPVWSWLRGPTLDLADFLGVPGEVPRRDGGATLTTMRTFAAAMSWRSLAASWNLLGSHDTARIRTVVGDPARQEVAAGLLFTLPGTPMVFAGDEWGLTGVNGEDSRTPMPWHRPERQDRRTFDTYRALIALRHAEPALRHGGLRWLHADPDALVFVRETPAEAVLVLARRAAGTPVRLAGFDAGAAAVNHYGGGPDLRGDAEGVLTLPADGPTLQVWRLG
- a CDS encoding response regulator — translated: MSPIRVLLVDDQSLIRQGLRKLLEVEDGIDVVADAADGPAALRAVAECAPEVALVDARMPGMDGVELIGRLNAAHPSVACLVLSTFDEDAYLLGAMRAGARGYLLKDCDPDDLVAAIRRAHAGEMVLGGPAAARIVAWLRHTPPAPTAAPGATAEPGRAEPTFPGAALLSPREREVVDLVVAGASNQEIAAALFITAGTVKNHVSSALRKLELRDRTQLVGHVTGVRRPLQ